Proteins co-encoded in one Gossypium arboreum isolate Shixiya-1 chromosome 11, ASM2569848v2, whole genome shotgun sequence genomic window:
- the LOC108472795 gene encoding protein LIGHT-DEPENDENT SHORT HYPOCOTYLS 1: protein MDLVSPQNNPNDYPSRIVSSSTIATMATNNNNIISSSSNSSATATPNSSSTTMTPPPSTTPSRYENQKRRDWNTFCQYLRNHRPPLSLSMCSGVHVLEFLRYLDQFGKTKVHNQTCPFYGLPNPPAPCPCPLRQAWGSLDALIGRLRAAYEEHGGRSEGNPFGARAVRIYLREVRDFQAKARGVSYEKKRKRPKLKVPVPSSPQQQSSAPTPPTLADATAATSTI from the exons ATGGACTTGGTTTCCCCACAAAACAACCCAAATGACTATCCAAGTCGGATAGTAAGCTCAAGCACCATAGCAACTATGGCTACCAACAATAACAACATCATTAGTAGCAGTAGTAATAGTAGTGCAACTGCAACGCCTAATTCTAGCAGTACAACCATGACTCCACCTCCATCGACCACTCCAAGCCGGTATGAGAACCAGAAGCGTAGGGATTGGAACACTTTTTGCCAATACCTGCGAAACCATAGGCCTCCACTCTCACTTTCAATGTGTAGTGGTGTCCATGTCCTTGAGTTCCTTAGGTACCTGGATCAATTTGGGAAGACCAAAGTTCACAACCAGACTTGCCCTTTCTATGGTCTCCCTAACCCTCCTGCTCCTTGTCCTTGTCCTCTTAGACAAGCTTGGGGTAGCCTGGATGCACTCATTGGCCGACTCAGGGCTGCCTATGAGGAGCATGGGGGTAGGTCTGAAGGGAACCCTTTTGGAGCTAGAGCTGTGAGGATTTACTTGAGGGAAGTCAGGGATTTCCAGGCCAAAGCTAGAGGTGTTAGCTATGAGAAGAAAAGGAAGAGGCCTAAGCTGAAGGTACCTGTCCCATCATCACCACAACAACAATCATCAGCTCCTACACCACCCACACTTGCTGATGCCACTGCTGCAA cAAGTACTATATAA